One genomic window of Panicum hallii strain FIL2 chromosome 6, PHallii_v3.1, whole genome shotgun sequence includes the following:
- the LOC112897352 gene encoding patatin-like protein 2, which produces MAPVYAAGLGASGSGLTLNPVAERALTRGASTLSTPMSPPPAFGNIVTVLTIDGGGVRGIIPGTILAFLEEKLQELDERPDARIADYFDVIAGTSTGGLVTAMLTAPNKEGRPLFAAKEINDFYLEHCPKIFPARCGGPLGLFKNMSGPKYDGKYLRSIVRELLGDTKISQTLRNVVIPTFDIKLLQPTIFSKYEAMNDVSKDALLSDVCISTSAAPTYLPGHQFETKDKDGKPRAFNLIDGGVAANNPTLLAMSDVSKQILLGNRDFFPIKPADYGRFMVLSLGTGSAKVEEKFDAVQCGRWGILGWLYNKGATPIIDSFSQASSDLVDIHASVLFQALRSEKSYLRIQDDELRGDTSSVDVATRENLDRLVGVGRALLKRPACKVNVETGKNEPDVGRGTNEKELIHFAKMLVDERRARLKRKGSSTLSL; this is translated from the exons ATGGCGCCGGTGTACGCTGCGGGGCTCGGCGCCAGCGGGTCCGGCCTGACGCTGAACCCGGTGGCGGAGCGGGCGCTCACCCGCGGCGCGTCCACGCTGTCCACGCCCATGTCTCCGCCGCCGGCGTTCGGGAACATCGTCACCGTGCTCACCATCGACGGGGGCGGCGTGCGCGGGATCATCCCGGGCACCATCCTCGCCTTCCTCGAGGAGAAGCTGCAGGAGCTGGACGAGCGGCCGGACGCGAGGATCGCGGACTACTTCGACGTCATCGCCGGGACGAGCACCGGCGGGCTGGTGACCGCCATGCTCACGGCGCCCAACAAGGAGGGCCGCCCGCTCTTCGCCGCCAAGGAAATCAACGACTTCTACCTCGAGCACTGCCCCAAGATCTTCCCGGCCCGCTG CGGCGGTCCTCTGGGCCTGTTCAAGAACATGTCGGgccccaagtacgacggcaagtaCCTCCGCTCCATCGTCCGGGAGCTCCTCGGCGACACCAAGATCAGCCAGACGCTCAGGAACGTCGTCATCCCGACCTTCGACATCAAGCTCCTCCAGCCCACCATCTTCTCCAAATACGAA GCCATGAACGATGTCTCCAAGGACGCTCTGCTCTCCGACGTGTGCATCAGCACCTCCGCCGCGCCGACCTACCTCCCGGGGCACCAGTTCGAGACCAAGGACAAGGACGGCAAGCCCCGGGCCTTCAACCTCATCGACGGAGGCGTCGCCGCAAACAATCCG ACGCTGCTGGCGATGTCGGACGTGAGCAAGCAGATCCTGCTAGGCAACCGGGACTTCTTCCCGATCAAGCCGGCGGACTACGGCAGGTTCATGGTTCTCTCGCTGGGCACCGGCTCCGCCAAGGTCGAGGAGAAGTTCGACGCCGTGCAGTGCGGCAGGTGGGGCATCCTGGGGTGGCTCTACAACAAGGGCGCCACGCCCATCATCGACAGCTTCAGCCAGGCCAGCTCCGACCTCGTCGACATCCACGCCTCCGTGCTCTTCCAGGCGCTGCGCTCCGAGAAGAGCTACCTCCGGATCCAGGACGACGAGCTCAGGGGCGACACCTCGTCCGTCGACGTCGCCACCAGGGAGAACCTGGACCGCCTCGTCGGCGTCGGCAGGGCGCTGCTGAAGAGGCCGGCGTGCAAGGTGAACGTGGAGACCGGCAAGAACGAGCCGGACGTCGGCAGGGGCACCAACGAGAAGGAGCTCATCCATTTCGCCAAGATGCTGGTGGATGAGCGCCGGGCCAGGCTCAAGAGGAAGGGCAGCAGCACCCTGTCCCTGTAA
- the LOC112897303 gene encoding patatin-like protein 2, with protein sequence MAPVHAAEPGTNGSADGLTLNPAAAQRALSRGASALGTPRSPPPAYGSIVTVLSIDGGGVRGIIPGTILAFLEAKLQELDGPDARIADYFDVIAGTSTGGLVTAMLTAPNKEGRPLFAAKDINDFYLKHCPKIFPAKRGGPLGLIKSVVLGPKYDGKYLHGIVREILGDTKVSQALQNIVIPTFDIKLLQPTVFSRSDAMNDVSKDALLSDVCISTSAAPTYLPGHQFETKDKDGKPRAFNLIDGGVAANNPTLLAMTHVSKQILLGNKDFFPIKPADYGKFMVLSLGTGSAKVEEKFDAVESSKWGLLGWLYKKGTTPIIDSFSQASADLVDIHASVLFQALRSNDRYLRIQDDELKGDTSSVDVSTKENLNRLVDVGNALLKKPVGKVNVETGKNEPDGSRGTNEQELTRFAEMLVEERRARLQKKGYTSP encoded by the exons ATGGCGCCGGTGCACGCTGCGGAGCCCGGCACCAACGGGTCCGCCGACGGCCTCACCCTGaacccggcggcggcgcagcgggcgCTCAGCCGCGGCGCGTCCGCGCTGGGCACGCccaggtcgccgccgccggcgtacGGGAGCATCGTCACCGTGCTCAgcatcgacggcggcggcgtgcgcgggATCATCCCGGGCACCATCCTCGCCTTCCTCGAGGCGAAGCTGCAGGAGCTGGACGGGCCGGACGCGAGGATCGCGGACTACTTCGACGTCATCGCCGGGACGAGCACCGGCGGGCTGGTGACCGCCATGCTCACGGCGCCCAACAAGGAGGGCCGCCCGCTCTTCGCCGCCAAGGACATCAACGACTTCTACCTCAAGCACTGCCCCAAGATCTTCCCGGCCAAACG GGGCGGCCCTCTGGGTCTCATCAAGAGCGTCGTTCTGGGgcccaagtacgacggcaagtaCCTCCATGGCATCGTCCGGGAGATCCTCGGCGACACCAAGGTCAGCCAGGCGCTCCAGAACATCGTCATCCCCACCTTCGACATCAAGCTCCTCCAGCCAACCGTCTTCTCCAGATCCGAC GCCATGAACGATGTCTCCAAGGACGCTCTGCTGTCGGACGTGTGCATCAGCACCTCCGCCGCGCCGACCTACCTCCCAGGCCACCAGTTCGAGACCAAGGACAAGGATGGCAAGCCCAGGGCCTTCAACCTCATCGACGGAGGCGTCGCCGCAAACAATCCG ACGCTGCTGGCGATGACGCACGTGAGCAAGCAGATCCTCCTGGGCAACAAGGACTTCTTCCCCATCAAGCCGGCGGACTACGGCAAGTTCATGGTGCTGTCGCTGGGCACCGGCTCCGCCAAGGTCGAGGAGAAGTTCGACGCCGTGGAGTCCAGCAAGTGGGGGCTCCTGGGGTGGCTCTACAAGAAGGGCACGACGCCGATCATCGACAGCTTCAGCCAGGCCAGCGCCGACCTCGTCGACATCCACGCCTCCGTGCTCTTCCAGGCGCTGCGCTCCAACGACAGGTACCTCCGCATCCAGGACGACGAGCTCAAGGGCGACACCTCGTCCGTCGACGTCTCCACCAAGGAGAACCTGAACCGCCTCGTCGACGTCGGCAACGCGCTGCTGAAGAAGCCGGTGGGCAAGGTGAACGTCGAGACTGGCAAGAACGAGCCAGACGGGAGCAGGGGAACCAACGAGCAGGAGCTCACCCGTTTCGCCGAGATGCTGGTGGAGGAGCGCCGGGCCAGGCTCCAGAAGAAAGGCTACACGTCACCGTAA